CGTCGACGGCTCGCACAATCCTCAGGCGGCGGCGGTGCTCGCGGACGCGGTCCGCGAGGCGTTCCCGGATCCTGCGACGCGGCCGCTCGTGCTGCTCGGCATCCTCGCCGACAAGGACGCTTCAGGCATCATCGAGGCGCTTGCGCCGGCCGCGAGTGGATTCGCGGTGACGCGCTCGGAATCGCCGCGGGCCATGGCGGTCGCAGACCTCGCGGCGCTCGTCGAGCGCATCACGGGCACCGCGGTCGTCGGCGCCTTCGACTCAGTCGCGGCCGCACTCGCCGCTCTGCTTCCCACCGCCGGCAACGGGTTCATCGTCACCGGGAGCATCACGACGGCAGGGGAGGCGAGCACTGCCCTGCGCGCGCACGGGTGCACCTGACGCCTGCGACCTGCGGTGCTCGGCGTCCTTCTGCTAGAATCGCGCTGTCGCGCGCACGATTGTGCGGACCGGCCATCACGAAAGGCGACCGATGCTCAACGACCTGCTCGGCCCGATTCTCACCAATCCCGCGTTCGTTCTCGGACGCAACCTGTTCGTGCTCTTCTCGGTCGTCCTCTACGGCGCCATTGTCTTCTGGACGTATCGCGACGCCGAGCGCAGGGGCGCGATGGGCTGGTTCTGGGCGCTCGTGACGCTCATCTTCTTCCCGCTGTTCCCGTATCCGGGCCTCATCATCTACATGATCGCGCGCCCCGCAGAGTCGGTTGACGACGCGCACGAGCGCGAACTTGAGATTCGTGCCAAGGAAGCGGCGCTCTCGCGCGACTACGAGACCTGTCCGGCGTGCTACAAGCCCGTCGAGCATGACTTCCTGCTCTGCCCGTCGTGTATGAAGAAGCTGCGCAAGTCCTGCACGGAATGCGGTCGCGCACTGCGCCTGCCGTGGACCGTGTGCCCGTACTGCAAGACGAAGCAGTAGTCGCTTCGCCGAGAAACCAGGCGACCAGACCCGCCCCGCCGTACGCGGGGCGGTTTCGTTCAGACTAAGGAGCGAGTACCGATGCCCGAGATCACCGTCACTCTGCCGGACGGCACCGCCAAGCCGGTGCCGGAAGGTTCCACCGTTCTCGGAGTCGCCGAGTCCATCGGCGCGCGTCTGGCTGCGGCCTCGGTCGCCGGCAAGATCAACGGCTCGCTCGTCGACGTAAACACGACGGTCAGCGATGGCGACGCCATCGAGTTGATCACCGACCGCTCACCCGAGGCGCTCGAGATCCTGCGCCACTCCGCGGCCCACGTCATGGCCGAGGCGGTCAAGGAGCTCTTCCCGATGGTGCAGTTCGGCATCGGACCTGCCATCGATGACGGCTTCTACTACGACTTCGCCGTCGACAAGCCCTTCACGCCGGAGGACCTTACCGCCATCGAAGAGCGCATGCGCCAGATCATCTCGGAGGAGAAGACCTTCGCGCGCACGGAGATCGATCGCCTCGAAGCGTTCGACGAGTTCGAGGAGCAGGAGCTCAAGCGCGAGCTCATCTCCGAGCTTCCCGAAGGCGAGACCATCTCGATCTACCGCCAGGGAGCATTCACCGACCTCTGCCGAGGCCCGCACGTGCCGGACTCCGGCCGCATCGCGGCATTCAAGCTGATGAAGGTCGCCGGAGCCTACTGGCGCGGCGACTCAACCCGTCCCATGCTCCAGCGCATCTACGGCACCGCGTGGTTCAGCCAGAAGGATCTCGATGCGTATCTGACCCGCCTTGAAGAGGCCGAGAAGCGCGACCACCGCAAGCTCGGCAAGGAGCTCGACCTCTTCAGCTTCCACGAGGTCGCCGGCGCCGGTCTGCCCATCTACCACCCCAAGGGCGCTCGCGTGCTGCGCCTCATGCAGGAGTGGCTGCGCGGCGTGCTCTACGAGCGCGGTTATGAAGAGGCCATCACCCCGCACATCTACAAGACCGACGTCTGGAAGATCAGCGGGCACTACGACTTCTACGGCGAGAACATGTACTTCTTCCAGATCGACGAGGGCGACGGCAAGACCAACGAGTACGCCGTCAAGCCCATGAACTGCCCCGGCCACGTGCTGATCTTCGGCAACGAGGTGCGCAGCTACCGCGACCTGCCCATGCGTATCAGCGAGTTCGGCACCGTGTACCGTCACGAGCTCTCGGGCGTCGTGCACGGTCTCATGCGTGCCCGCGGTTTCACGCAGGACGACGCGCACATCTTCTGCACCGCCGAGCAGGTTCACGACGAGGTCATCGGCATGCTCGACTTCGTCGACTACGTGATGGGCGTCTTCGGCTTCGAGTACTCCGCCGAGGTCTCTACCCGTCCCGAGAAGTCGATCGGCGAAGACAAGGACTGGGAGATCGCGACCAACGCGCTCATCGAGACGCTCACCGAGCGCGGCGTGGACTTCGAGATCAACGAGGGCGACGGCGCGTTCTACGGCCCCAAGATCGACATCAAGCTCAAGGACGCCATCGGCCGCACCTGGCAGTGCTCCACCATCCAGGTCGATTTCAACTTCCCCGCGCGTTTCGGCCTGACCTATCGCACCGCCGACAACACCGAGGCCACTCCGTTCATGTTGCACCGTACGATCCTCGGCTCGATGGAGCGCTTCTTCGGCATCCTCATCGAGCACTACGCCGGAGCGTTCCCCACGTGGCTCGCGCCGATCCAGGCCGTGCTCATCCCCATCTCCGATCGTCACCTCGAGCACACCGAGGCCGTCGCCAAGCGCCTGCGTGCGATGGGCGTGCGCACCGAGGTCTACTCGCAGAACGAGCCGATGCGCGTCAAGATCGCCAAGGCCCAAGAGCAGAAGGTGCCCTACATGCTCGTGCTCGGCGACAAGGAGATCGAGACCGACAGCGTGGGAGTGCGCGAGCGACTCGCCGGTGACATCGGCGCGATGTCCGTCGCCGACTTCGCCGAGAAGGTCGCTGCCGAGCGCCCCTAACGCAACCCTAACAATCTGCGCACCTACGCCAAACCTCGCTGGCTCATACTCTGACCATGGCTGATTCGCCCGAGCGAGACATCACCGACCTCCCGCCGGAATCCGAGCCCGTGCCGTCGAAAGACGCCGGGGGCTCGTCTCGCGTGCGCCGCATCGCACTGTACGTGCTGCTCGGCGTGCTCGCGTTTGTGGCCCTCGTCGGCGTGCTCGACGTCACCACTCGCTCGCCCAAGGTCTGTGCTTCATGTCATGAGATGCAGGCGATGGTCTCGGCGTGGCAGGTGTCGGGCCACTCGGAGGTGCGGTGTTTCTCATGCCACGCACCCGCGAGGCCGTGGTATCTGCTCCCGGTATCGCTCGTCGATCGAGGCGCTCTGCTCGCTCGTGATGTGGGCAGCCACTTCACGGGGAGCTGGGAGAGCTCGGTGGGAGCGATTGCGACCACGACGTCGACGATCGTTCCCGACGAGAACTGCCTTCGCTGTCACGACCCCGAGCGGACCGGAACCTCGCGCTTCGGCGTCCAGGTGCAGCATGCGAAGCACGCCGAGCGCAACAAGTCGTGCACATCGTGCCATCTGTGGACGGCGCACCCGCTACCGAGCGGCGATCGCGACACGCTGATGATGGAGCGCTGCTTCAACTGTCACAGTCTTGACGCAGGCGCCAAAGCGCCCGGCCGCTGCGACGTGTGCCACCTCAAAGGGCTCGACCTGCACCCCGATTCACACAAACAAGGCGAGTGGCTCAAGCGCCACGGCAACGTCTATCTCGGCGACAAGCGGCAGTGCGTCATGTGCCACCGTCAGCCGTTCTGCGACGCCTGTCACGGACTGAAGATGCCGCACCCCGGTGACTGGGTGCAGGGCGAGAACCTGCACGCGGAGACAGCGTCACGCGACCGCAAGGTGTGCGAGCAGTGCCACGTGGGGGAGACGAACCTGTGCACCATGTGCCACCACAAGGGATACGACGACAAGTCGGGTCCGTGGGTCGGCGTGCACTTCAACATGGTGCGCAAGACCGGCTCGGCGTTTTGCATGCAGTGCCACAAGGGGTCGTACTGCGTCGACTGCCATAGGGCCCGCGGGGGATCCGGACCACTCGACCTGTAGGTCGGATGCCGCCGTTCGCGGGGCTATCGGGCCGCTCGCCCGCGGCGTTCACACAATCCTAACAATACGGCAATCACCTGCGAATCTGCCTCTGGTGCCGCAGATTGATAGTCTCGCTAGGGTCACTGTGTCCGGCGTCGTCGTAAGGTGGTGTGAGCCATAAATGCGACCGTGTTCGATAGGCTGATGAGGCGGGGGCTGATCGTGTTGTCGGCTCTCGCGGTCTGTCTGCTGGCGATCACCGCGACCGCGTTCGCGGGTCAGGCCTCAAGCGGCGAACTCCTCTTCTACCCGTGCTCGAGCTGTCACCCCGTGACGGAGGGTTCGGGCAAGAAGCTGCCCAACGACTTCAAGGGTCACGAGATCGTGCTCGAGGGTCACGACAAGCTCGGCGTGGGCGACGCGGCATGTCTCGCGTGCCACGACGATCCTGCCAAGGACCCCGCCAAGCTCAAGCTCGCGAACGGTTCACTCATCGACATCAAGGGCGACGTCGCCCAGGTCTGTTACCGGTGCCACTCCGCCAAGTACAAGGAGTTCGTGGCCGGCACCCACGGCAAGCACAAGGAGAGTTGTGTCGCTGCCGGCTGCCACGACCCGCACACGCCGCAGATGATCTACGCCGGCCCGCTGCTTCCGTTCGTGGGGAGTGGTTTTCAGTTCAGGGCACTCGCGGGACGCATGCCGTTCATGCCTCTCGCCGGCCCCGCACCCGATCCCGCTGTGGCGACCCCTTGGTGGTACACGGGAGTGGCAGTCATCGGCGCGATCGTCGGCGCCGCACTCGCGGGTACCCTGTTGTACGGAAGGTGGCAGCGATGAGCCAGGACAAAGACCGCGCGCTGAAGCAGGCCGCGGATCTCGAGGAGCACCCGGATGCGCCTTCCACGACGGTTTCGCGTCGGCGCTTCCTTCAGGGGCTCGGGTTTGCCGCAGGTGTGACTGCCGCAGGAGTCATTCCCGCGCTCATCACCGCTGCGCCGAGCGCCGGCAACGAGTCTGAGGCCGCCGAGTCCGGATCGGGGGCCCCCGGTGGCGAGGAGAACCCGCTCGCTGAGATCATCGAGAACGACAAGCCCGTCAACTACCCCGGCAAGCCGGTCAAGTACGCCGATCCGGCCGGGGATCAGAAGTGGGCGATGGTCATCGACGTCAAGGCGTGCGTCGGGTGCCGCAAGTGTGCCTACGCGTGCGTCAAGGAGAACAACATCGGCCGGACATCCGGCTTCACCTACATCCAGCTCCTTGAGATGGAACCGGGTGAGATCAACCTCGAGACCGCGAATGCGAACTACACCGAGGGCGGCCGGGCCGACAAATGGTACCTCCCGGTTCAGTGCATGCACTGCGCCAAGCCCACATGCGTGTACGGCTGCCCGGTCAAGGCGACCTGGCGCGAGCCCGACGGAATCGTGGTTATCGACTACGACAAGTGCATCGCATGTCGCAACTGCATGATCACGTGCCCGTACTACGCGAGGCATTTCAACTGGGTCGAGCCCGAGGTTCCCAAGAACGAGATCAACCCGAAGGTCCCGCTCGAGGAGAAGGCCGCGGTCGTCGAGAAGTGCACGTTCTGCATCCAGCGCACCCGACACGGTCAGACGACCGCCTGCACCGAGGCCTGTCCGGTCGGGGCGCGAACATTCGGCGACCTGAACGACCCCAATAGCGATGTCTCGATCATTCTCAAGACGCGTCGCGCGTTCCGCCTGAAAGAAGAGCTCGGTTCCGAGCCGGTCATCTGGTACGTGGGGTGATACGACGTGACTGAGACGACAGCACACAAGCCTGGCGTGAAGCGGTTCATCGGAATCGACTGGGATCTCGGCGCGCTACGCAGCGCAAGCCCGCGGTTCTGGCTCTGGGTCGCGTTTCTCGGCACATTCGTGGTCGTCGGCGTGGCGGCCTGGGGGGCGTTCATCACCCAGGGCGGCGTCGTCATGGCGCAGCGTGACGGAAGTCCGTGGGGACTGTGGTTCACCAACTACATGTACTACGTCGGGCTGGCCGCAGGTGGCCTGGTCGTCTACGCGAGCGTCCATCTCTTCGGCGCCGAGCAGTACCGGCCGCTGTCTCGAATCGCGGTGCTCCAGGCCGGCGTGTTCACAATGCTCGCGTTGCTCGGCGTCGTCAGCGACTTCGAGCAGCCGATTCGCCTGCTCAACATGGTGATCTCGCCAAACCCGACAGCGCCGTTCGTCTACACCGGCACCGCAGCGGGTCTCTATATGGTGCTGTGCTTCGTCGACCTGTGGATCATGCTCACCGGAACCGGCGGGGAGAAGCTCGCGTTCACGATGACTCTCATCGCGCTGCCGGCAGCCATCTATCTGCACACGACGACGGCGTTCGTGCTCGCGCTCAACAAGTCCCGGGAGCTGTGGCACTCGGCGGTCATGGTGCCGATCTTCCTGACATCGGCCACTGCGTCCGGCATCGCAGTGCTGTTCATATTCGCCTACATCTTCATGCGCGTGACGAACGTGCGCTTCAAGCCGAGCATGTTCAGAAGCCTCGCCACGCTCTTGGCGACTGTCATCATCATCGACCTGTTCCTGCTCTCCGTTGAGGTGCTCTGGACGTTTTGGCCGACGTCGGCCATTCCGGGCGAGACGAGTCGTCTCATCGAGTTCGTCGCGGGCAGGTATGCGCCGTTCTTCCTGCCGATCTTCGTCCTCGGATTCACGGCGTTCGGGTTGCTCGCGAATCGCAAGTTGAGGCACCTGCCGGCGATTCAGATCACCGCGTCGATCCTCTACATCATCGCCATCTTCCTGAAGCGCTACTCGCTGATGGCCATGGGTTTCTCGCTCACGCCGCTGGGTCAGCCGACCAAGATCTACTTCCCGAGTTTGGTCGAGACCGGAATCGCACTGGGGATACTCGCGTTCGGGATCCTCTTCGTGACGATCTGCGTCAAGATCATGCCCCTCGAGGTTCCCAAGGAGGAACTCGAGGCCCACCACGGCCACGGGCATGCGTCGCTGGATGAGGCGGAGGTGGCGGCGTGAGCAACGAGACTCCGAAGTCCGCTTCACCCCTGGGCGAGCTCCCAAAGCCGGCGACGATTGCGGTCATCGTGGTGGTTGCCGTGCTCGTCATAGCGATCGCGGTCGCCGTGGTTGCCACCGCGCGTGCCACGTACTTCTCCGGGTACCCCGGCCTCAAGCGAAACTACGACGCGCTCCAGACGTCGGTTCACCAGGGAATGTCGTGCACTCAGTGCCACTCCGACGACAGAGGTGTGGTTGTCCATCAGATCGCGCTCGTCGGCGAGTTCTACTACCGACTCGTGAAGAAGCCGCGGGATCCCCGATTCATCAAGATCGGCCCGCCGAAGAACGACGCCTGTCTCGAGTGCCATCTCGAGGACTGGAGCGATGACGCCAAGAAGACGACCAAGGTCCCTCATCCTGCGCACCTGCGTGTCTCCGAGGAAACGAGGGAGTGCGTCAAGTGCCACAAGTGGACGGCGCACGAAGAGGCGTACATGGAGAAGCACACGTCGATGCCGTTCAGCACCGTGTGCGCGTCGTTCGAGTGTCACGTCGGATTCAAGCAGGCCGATGACTGCAAGAACTGCCACCACATCCTCCAGGAGGCCAAGGGCTCGTGGAAGGAGATCCACCCCGAGACCGTCCGTGAGGCCGGCCCGAACGGCTGTCTGGAGTCGTGTCACACCTCCGATCAGTGCCGGATGTGTCACACCACCGGTAAGCGCCCCGAATTCGCGAACATGTCGATCCAGAGCGGCCTGAAGGCCATCGAGCAGGCGCACGTTAAGGCCGACTGGCTCTCGCAGCACGGCACGATGGCGCTGCAGGATCAGTCGAAGTGCCTGCTGTGCCACGTGTCGGAGGGCGAGTGTCAGGACTGTCACTCGAAGCGTCCCGCATTCCACGGTCCCGAAGAGTCGTGGCTCGGAAAGCACAAGGACCTCGCGAAGGACAAGCGGCGCTGCCTGACCTGCCACAAGGAGCCGTGGTGCAACGAGTGCCACGACCAGTTCAAGGAGATGCGGTAGGTGGCGCGCGAGACCGACACGAACCTCGACGAACCCGTCGTGTCAGAAGGGCAGGCCAAGCGCGGCCGGTGGGTGCGAACCGTCCTACTGGTCGGCATTCCGCTGGCGCTTGTCGTCCTCATCGGGCTGCCCATCTTCTCCACGCTCCAGCCCGGCTACTACGAGCGCTATCCCGACATGCACGTCCGCATGGACAACTGGAGGGCCTCGACGCATGCGCGTGTCGGCTGTATCGGGTGCCACGTCAATCCGG
The window above is part of the Coriobacteriia bacterium genome. Proteins encoded here:
- a CDS encoding bifunctional folylpolyglutamate synthase/dihydrofolate synthase; the encoded protein is VDGSHNPQAAAVLADAVREAFPDPATRPLVLLGILADKDASGIIEALAPAASGFAVTRSESPRAMAVADLAALVERITGTAVVGAFDSVAAALAALLPTAGNGFIVTGSITTAGEASTALRAHGCT
- a CDS encoding zinc ribbon domain-containing protein; this translates as MLNDLLGPILTNPAFVLGRNLFVLFSVVLYGAIVFWTYRDAERRGAMGWFWALVTLIFFPLFPYPGLIIYMIARPAESVDDAHERELEIRAKEAALSRDYETCPACYKPVEHDFLLCPSCMKKLRKSCTECGRALRLPWTVCPYCKTKQ
- the thrS gene encoding threonine--tRNA ligase, encoding MTVTLPDGTAKPVPEGSTVLGVAESIGARLAAASVAGKINGSLVDVNTTVSDGDAIELITDRSPEALEILRHSAAHVMAEAVKELFPMVQFGIGPAIDDGFYYDFAVDKPFTPEDLTAIEERMRQIISEEKTFARTEIDRLEAFDEFEEQELKRELISELPEGETISIYRQGAFTDLCRGPHVPDSGRIAAFKLMKVAGAYWRGDSTRPMLQRIYGTAWFSQKDLDAYLTRLEEAEKRDHRKLGKELDLFSFHEVAGAGLPIYHPKGARVLRLMQEWLRGVLYERGYEEAITPHIYKTDVWKISGHYDFYGENMYFFQIDEGDGKTNEYAVKPMNCPGHVLIFGNEVRSYRDLPMRISEFGTVYRHELSGVVHGLMRARGFTQDDAHIFCTAEQVHDEVIGMLDFVDYVMGVFGFEYSAEVSTRPEKSIGEDKDWEIATNALIETLTERGVDFEINEGDGAFYGPKIDIKLKDAIGRTWQCSTIQVDFNFPARFGLTYRTADNTEATPFMLHRTILGSMERFFGILIEHYAGAFPTWLAPIQAVLIPISDRHLEHTEAVAKRLRAMGVRTEVYSQNEPMRVKIAKAQEQKVPYMLVLGDKEIETDSVGVRERLAGDIGAMSVADFAEKVAAERP
- a CDS encoding 4Fe-4S dicluster domain-containing protein; this encodes MSQDKDRALKQAADLEEHPDAPSTTVSRRRFLQGLGFAAGVTAAGVIPALITAAPSAGNESEAAESGSGAPGGEENPLAEIIENDKPVNYPGKPVKYADPAGDQKWAMVIDVKACVGCRKCAYACVKENNIGRTSGFTYIQLLEMEPGEINLETANANYTEGGRADKWYLPVQCMHCAKPTCVYGCPVKATWREPDGIVVIDYDKCIACRNCMITCPYYARHFNWVEPEVPKNEINPKVPLEEKAAVVEKCTFCIQRTRHGQTTACTEACPVGARTFGDLNDPNSDVSIILKTRRAFRLKEELGSEPVIWYVG
- the nrfD gene encoding polysulfide reductase NrfD codes for the protein MTETTAHKPGVKRFIGIDWDLGALRSASPRFWLWVAFLGTFVVVGVAAWGAFITQGGVVMAQRDGSPWGLWFTNYMYYVGLAAGGLVVYASVHLFGAEQYRPLSRIAVLQAGVFTMLALLGVVSDFEQPIRLLNMVISPNPTAPFVYTGTAAGLYMVLCFVDLWIMLTGTGGEKLAFTMTLIALPAAIYLHTTTAFVLALNKSRELWHSAVMVPIFLTSATASGIAVLFIFAYIFMRVTNVRFKPSMFRSLATLLATVIIIDLFLLSVEVLWTFWPTSAIPGETSRLIEFVAGRYAPFFLPIFVLGFTAFGLLANRKLRHLPAIQITASILYIIAIFLKRYSLMAMGFSLTPLGQPTKIYFPSLVETGIALGILAFGILFVTICVKIMPLEVPKEELEAHHGHGHASLDEAEVAA